TACAATGCAGAAGCCAATAGCACACTGCAACTTGCGCAAACAGATAGGGCAAAGGTTTAGAGGACGCCGGTCAGCTTCTTCCAAGTGGTTGGAGCCTTGCATTAGGCATGCAAGCCACTGGCAGTGTCGCAGTCCAAATATGTGTCCGATCTCATGGGTTAAAGTCTGCAAGACAATCATGTTGAGGCTTTATAAGACCACCACCACATTAAGCTACgcatctcttctttttcttgcttttccaagAAACATAGGAATCAACTCCCTTACCATTATCACCAAAACTTCACTCCATCCAGACCTTCAAAGACTTAATAATCCCTCATTTCCCCAAATGTCTTACTGCCTTTCTTGCTATAGACTTCCTCAATCTCAACATCGCTGACATGTTGGACCAGGTTgtgggaggctgtcctgtgcattgtgcCATACTTTGCAGCATCCCTGgctctacccactagataccaACAGAACTCCCTCCCTGATGGTgaaaatcaaaaatgtctccagacattgctaatATCCCCTGGATGGCAAAATCACCCCTGGCTGAGAACCCTTGATCTAGACTAGGGTACTCATTGTAATTCGGATTCTGGGGCCCTTCCCTAGAGATGCTGATTTCAGTAGGTCTGGGAGAAAGGGGGCTTGATCTGCATGTTAATGAGAACATCAGGTGGCAATGACACAGGGGGCCCATGGAACACACTTTGACAATGTAGTTCTCAGAGGTGTAGCTGTCAAACCCCAACAAATAGTACAGGTAAAAGCAGAATTTCTCTAGCTGAAGGAAAAGCCCATCTCTCTGGCTATGGAGAAAGGGGAGATAGGCTTTCCACAAAACCGAGTTGGGGATATCAGGAACCACCAGGACAACTACAGTCGAGGGTAGCCTGGAGCCCAGGGCAGGAAGGCCCATGCTCCCAGAGAGGCCAGAGCAGAGGTCCTCCAGAGGCCTGGGGAAAGCAGCTTTGCCCAGTGACCACAGTAGCTTGAAAAAGCAGGTTACCCACTCACACCAGAATTCAGGAATTACACTAATAGCACATGGGTACGGCCAAGGCTGTGTGTAACTAGTAGTACAAAAAAACTGGCACTGATACTGTAAATTTCAATATGAAGGTatccatttaaattgttttactgATCATTTCAGTCAAGCACTATGCATCAAAATTATACAAACAATACAAACTCATTTATAATATTATCTTAAGGACTGACAATATACAGTTTACGGAACTAAGATCTCTTTTAAACAATCGTCCTGTCGGATTTTTTTAATAACTTACCTTACAGGATCGAAGTAGTAAAACGCTAGTTATTTCTGGAATATAATAGTTGTCAAAAATTGAATAGTCACTTGAAGATGTTTTCTTGAGCTTCTTCACTTTGCCTTCATAGCGCATGCTATAAAAATCACTGCCATACCTGGCAAAGCTGAATATCCCCACACCTACAAAATGAGGACAAGCAGCGACAGAATGAGTAAGGTCCCTGAGGAAAGACCAAAGAAAGAAGAGCCTGCTGGCCCATCTGGCCAGTGAGTGCACCTCTGTGTCACTGTGTCCACACCATCTGATACACTTACGGTTTGCCACCAAAAAGGAAGACTTTTGCCCCAGATTtccctatcaaaatatttttctgctatCCACTTTGCCTTGCCCTGTAAAACTTAATGGACTTGAGGTCAAATACTTAAGAAACTGAAGTTTCAGATTCTTTTCCCACAAAAGAAGTCTTTTTCTGAAAGTAGCAAGTACTCCAAATCAAGTACTCAAAAAGGAATCATAAAAAATAACCACATGGgttgggcgtgatggctcacacttgtaatcctaggactttgggaggccgaggcaggtggatcacctgatgtcagaagttcaagaccagcctggctaacatggtgaaaccctgtctctacaaaaatacaaaaattagccaggcatgatggtaggtgcctgtaatcccatctactcgggcggctgagggggcagaatggcttgaacccagaaggcggagttgcagtgagccgagatcgcaccattgcactccagcctaacgacagagtgagactccgtcccaaaaaaaaaaaaaaaaaaaaaaaaaaaatcacatgaacaATAGGCAGTCATGATTTCACTCTTTAAGGACACACTAAACAGATCTGTTACACGTGTATCTGGAGGGGTTGCTGGCCTTCCCTCATGCAGCACTGACTGAGGACAACTGCCCTGATGTCTTGAAGACCATGCTTTAAACCACGGCTTTAGACAGAATAACCtcttcccctgccccacccccactccctttTTAAAGAGCAGCCCAACTCTATTATGTCACTGGTGTCTGGTGACCAGAATAAATACCTGTGTTACATTTAGAGTTATATCAACTGTCTCTGCAAGCACAAGAGAACACGGTTTGCTACATAACTCACCCTACAGAGTAGTGCTTCAGAATTCGACTTGTTTACATGATGACTTTTATTTATGTCTCTCATTCAGAttttaaagtaatacatttttaaagaaaataaacccaTAGTAGATTTGTCCAATCTAATTTGATTCAAAAACCACTTCCTCACCTCCCTTTACCCAGAAAGTGTAGACTGATACTCGAAAATTAAGGAAAGATAGCATTCcggaaattaagaaaacactaCATCTATTCCTGTATCACAAGTAACCCCCTCTGGCCAATCAAGTGTGAGCATATTTCACTACGGTAATACTTTCAGCAAGGACATTTCTTTCTTCCAATAATCCTACaaatagattattttctttcGTAGTCAACGCgtctcactttaaaaatatcaatcttTGTAAACTTGGAGAAAACAAGACCACTGTGTTAAGATATTGTCACTGTCTAATCCTGCTACTTTCCTATGTAAATCTTTTATGTCATGTAATATTTAAGAAACTTagcaaaaaaagaattaaagtaaATACAGTTTGGGGAAATGTTTCCTGACCTCCTCAAATACATAAGATAAATTAGCTAGCAGTATCtagataaatgaacaaatggttttaaaattatttttttagctgggtgtgatgactcacacttgtaatcaaagcactttgggaggctgaggtgggaggatcgcttgagcccaggacttccagATGAGcttgagcaacacagggagagcCCATctcgccaaaaaaaaaatacagtaaaacagccgggtgtggtggtcctgtagtcccagctactcgggaggctgaggcaggatgatcccctcagcccaggaggttgaggttgcagtgagccatgatcacaccactgcactccagcctgggtgacagagggacaccctgtctcgaaagaaaaataaaaggtagatAGAATTATTTTTCAATGTTTCCATCTCTATCAGgttaataataaaagagaaaacttatGATAAAAAGCTACCTCACACCACCAAAATCAGTAAGAGAGTAGTGACCCACGTCTCCAAGAGTGCATGTTGGTAGGGCCATGGGGGCCACAAGAAACCTCACAAAAAtggagaataaagaataaaggagTAAGTGGGAAGAGGCTCTATAACCCTACAGCCCCCACCTCTAGTAGAAACATTTGCCCCAAAAAGCTTACCACCCCACACAAATCCTAAGGCTGATGTAACATCCAGACAGACCATAAACTCTCAGGATAGTCCCTGTACTTACTTCCCATCCCCAGAACACTAATGAACCACTCCCCTTGGGGGGCCTTTTCCCTTTCAAGTCTGTCTTGGATTCTTGGGGATGAAGTTAGAGAAGTAAGAACAAAAatgaaggggaggggagaagataAGTAGagagatgacaaaaaaaaaaggttaaaaatatgaCTGGTTTCCAGAACCTCTCCCATCCCCAATATTAGCATGCAGAGTTCCGAATGAGTCAAGGTTTACTATATACCTCAAATCAAAGATGGAAGTTTTGActctttacattaaaaaacaaacgcCGTAGGATGAGAAAGAAGCATACACTTAGTCTATGGCTATTCTATCTGTGCAAGATGACTatgaaaagaattgaaaacaagttAGTAAGATTTTCACATCCATTAATAATAGCTCAAACTGTAATTGCTTTAATTCACCTTGCTACTGAATTACTGACGTTTACTAGCTGTTATGCTGAATGCCTATATATGTGCCAGGcctatatatactttttttttttgagccacagtctcactttattgcccaggctggaatgcagtggcgtgatcatggctcactgcagcctcaacctcctgggctcaagcaatcctctcacctcagcctcctgggtagctaggactacaagtatgtgccaccatgcccagctaatttagtttttaaatttttttttttttgtagacatgtagtctcactatgctgtccaggcttaTCCACACTTTTTATGTACAGGCACTTTTATGTAAATTATCTCCAAATGACTCCATGATGTGGGTATTGTTACCTTTAAGGTCATGTAGGTAGTGAGTGGCCAACTGGAACCTAGATTATCAGAATCTACCAACAGCACACTTCCCATCATGGCATAatgtctcaactgaaaatacCATACAGTTTTAAATATCAATAtgattcttggttggaattttttccctcttttaacATCTTCAAATATTCTCAAGCTGAAGAAGCTTCTAACCACAATGCCAAAAAAGGAATACCATCTGTCAAAGAGGCCTGTCCAAAGACAAAATTCCACGAGTCTGTTGGGTAAAGATCAATCATTGTTATTCCCACAACACAGAAGGCATCTTcaggtttcttctttttcaagaactTCAGGATGTCCCCTATTTAAAAAGAGATACATAAATGTATgagtgtatattatatacatatactcaGTTCGAATTGCAAGTTGTGTAATTCACCTGCATGAATTTGTAGGTTGTGTGTGTTCTCATTGACTCTAAAGGAACATCTTGTTGCAGAAACAGGAACTGGTTCTAGGAGTTTTACTCTCAAGCCATAGAAATATGCTTTACAGTAGCCCGTGAGCCATTTAATATATTCTTCACTGATAATTCTGGTGTTTCCTAGAGAGCCTATAATATggaagaacatttaaaaacagactttaagatgATTATTCAGTGTTTACCCAGTCTATGAGTAAGAAGAttcaaattagaaacaaaaccaaGTCTAAATTTTCAATAACCTTTATCATTCATTGGTGTTGCtatgaattaaaaagaaacaaaatgttatcttttaagTCAGTTTGGCTACAAAACTTGTACCACCACAATGAATATCAAAAACGATCCTAAAACGGGCCATCTGAATCAGACCAATAGCCTGGACTATTCCTGACAACAGCGCCAttgcaaaaccaaaccaaaaccaacaCATTACTAGTATTTACCAATGGACTGTATATAAATGCTGCGTTTGTTTGGAGAGGGTGTCTTTCTGTAAGGATCACTGAAGAACTGTTCAAAGTCTTGGGGAGCCTCAGGGTGGGAGGTGATCCAATCTGATGGAGAATGCAAGGTAATGGGTCCAAAGAGATCACTGGCTCGCTGGAAGGCTTCATTCATTAAACGTTGTTCCCCAGCATCTAATTTCTCATACTGTGACACAAGCACTGGGTTCTTTGAAATGAGAGCTGTTTTTAGTGTCTGTTCAGAGTGCCGTATTATTTGCATCtaacaaaaaaacacaagtagtcaaatataaaaatacatatccaTATTGGGGACTTACCTATCCTCCATATTTTAGCTCTGATTTCTCCCTAGAGTGAAATGACTGATTGCTAATGCTTTAGAGTGGTCACACTTAGAGTGGTTTCCTCACGTACAATCAATTTCTTGGGGATCTAAGAAATTAAGAC
This Nomascus leucogenys isolate Asia chromosome 14, Asia_NLE_v1, whole genome shotgun sequence DNA region includes the following protein-coding sequences:
- the AMZ2 gene encoding archaemetzincin-2 isoform X2, which translates into the protein MTTGARRKRTATSRRPRSLRTTRRMRWRRTTMTPIIRRRWKTTTTTTPVTAQKAASGAIVPTAALQMQIIRHSEQTLKTALISKNPVLVSQYEKLDAGEQRLMNEAFQRASDLFGPITLHSPSDWITSHPEAPQDFEQFFSDPYRKTPSPNKRSIYIQSIGSLGNTRIISEEYIKWLTGYCKAYFYGLRVKLLEPVPVSATRCSFRVNENTHNLQIHAGDILKFLKKKKPEDAFCVVGITMIDLYPTDSWNFVFGQASLTDGVGIFSFARYGSDFYSMRYEGKVKKLKKTSSSDYSIFDNYYIPEITSVLLLRSCKTLTHEIGHIFGLRHCQWLACLMQGSNHLEEADRRPLNLCPICLRKLQCAIGFCIVERYKSYNLSEEISVKISRKLWFKNMKKCPS
- the AMZ2 gene encoding archaemetzincin-2 isoform X1; translation: MTTGARRKRTATSRRPRSLRTTRRMRWRRTTMTPIIRRRWKTTTTTTPVTAQKAASGAIVPTAALQMQIIRHSEQTLKTALISKNPVLVSQYEKLDAGEQRLMNEAFQRASDLFGPITLHSPSDWITSHPEAPQDFEQFFSDPYRKTPSPNKRSIYIQSIGSLGNTRIISEEYIKWLTGYCKAYFYGLRVKLLEPVPVSATRCSFRVNENTHNLQIHAGDILKFLKKKKPEDAFCVVGITMIDLYPTDSWNFVFGQASLTDGVGIFSFARYGSDFYSMRYEGKVKKLKKTSSSDYSIFDNYYIPEITSVLLLRSCKTLTHEIGHIFGLRHCQWLACLMQGSNHLEEADRRPLNLCPICLRKLQCAIGFCIVERYKALVRWIDDESSDIPGATPEHSREDNGNLPKPVEAFKEWKEWIIKCLAVLQK
- the AMZ2 gene encoding archaemetzincin-2 isoform X3, with amino-acid sequence MQIIRHSEQTLKTALISKNPVLVSQYEKLDAGEQRLMNEAFQRASDLFGPITLHSPSDWITSHPEAPQDFEQFFSDPYRKTPSPNKRSIYIQSIGSLGNTRIISEEYIKWLTGYCKAYFYGLRVKLLEPVPVSATRCSFRVNENTHNLQIHAGDILKFLKKKKPEDAFCVVGITMIDLYPTDSWNFVFGQASLTDGVGIFSFARYGSDFYSMRYEGKVKKLKKTSSSDYSIFDNYYIPEITSVLLLRSCKTLTHEIGHIFGLRHCQWLACLMQGSNHLEEADRRPLNLCPICLRKLQCAIGFCIVERYKALVRWIDDESSDIPGATPEHSREDNGNLPKPVEAFKEWKEWIIKCLAVLQK
- the AMZ2 gene encoding archaemetzincin-2 isoform X4, which produces MKPSSEPVISLDPLPCILHQIGSPPTLRLPKTLNSSSVILTERHPLQTNAAFIYSPLVNTSSLGNTRIISEEYIKWLTGYCKAYFYGLRVKLLEPVPVSATRCSFRVNENTHNLQIHAGDILKFLKKKKPEDAFCVVGITMIDLYPTDSWNFVFGQASLTDGVGIFSFARYGSDFYSMRYEGKVKKLKKTSSSDYSIFDNYYIPEITSVLLLRSCKTLTHEIGHIFGLRHCQWLACLMQGSNHLEEADRRPLNLCPICLRKLQCAIGFCIVERYKALVRWIDDESSDIPGATPEHSREDNGNLPKPVEAFKEWKEWIIKCLAVLQK